In a single window of the Blattabacterium cuenoti genome:
- the nusA gene encoding transcription termination factor NusA: protein MDNEALIDSFSDFKYEKNIDRVSLMAILEESIRCVLRKKYESSKNYDIIVNPDQGDLEIWRNRVVVQDGEIKDINKEIELSTARKIEPDFEIGEEVTEKVELQSLGRRAILALRQNLLSKISEYDNTNTYKKFKNKVGEIINVEVYHILPKQIIMRDEEQNEMVLPKQEQIPSDFFRKGDPVRALVKRVDWKDNKPFAILSRKDESFLEELFKLEIPEVSDGLITVKKVARIPGEKAKVAVESYDDRIDPVGACVGMKGSRIHPIVRELKNENIDVINFTSNIQLYITRALSPAKVSMMEVNEEHKYVNVYVKIEEISKAIGKGGQNIKLASQLTGYKIHIFRDFPYEDDVELTEFSDEIESEVLERFHKVGLNTAKSVLNYSKTDLSKRTNLEEKTINKVFTILKKEFEEELNVNT from the coding sequence ATGGATAATGAAGCTTTAATAGATTCTTTTTCAGATTTTAAATATGAAAAAAATATAGATAGAGTGAGTCTAATGGCCATTTTAGAAGAATCTATACGATGTGTTTTAAGAAAAAAATACGAATCATCAAAAAATTACGATATTATTGTAAATCCAGATCAAGGGGATTTAGAAATATGGAGGAATCGCGTAGTAGTGCAAGATGGAGAAATAAAAGATATAAATAAGGAAATAGAACTATCTACAGCTAGAAAAATAGAACCTGATTTTGAAATTGGAGAAGAAGTTACGGAAAAAGTAGAATTACAATCTTTAGGAAGAAGAGCTATTTTAGCTCTCAGACAAAATTTGCTTTCTAAAATTAGTGAGTATGATAATACAAATACTTATAAAAAGTTCAAAAATAAAGTAGGAGAGATTATTAATGTGGAAGTCTATCATATCTTGCCAAAACAAATTATTATGAGAGATGAAGAACAAAATGAAATGGTTTTACCTAAACAAGAGCAAATACCAAGTGATTTTTTTAGAAAAGGAGACCCCGTTAGAGCTTTAGTTAAACGAGTAGATTGGAAAGATAACAAACCTTTTGCTATTCTTAGCAGAAAAGATGAATCTTTTTTGGAAGAACTTTTTAAGTTAGAAATTCCAGAGGTTTCTGATGGTTTAATTACAGTTAAAAAAGTAGCACGTATTCCAGGAGAAAAAGCTAAAGTAGCTGTAGAATCTTATGATGATCGTATAGATCCAGTAGGAGCATGTGTAGGAATGAAGGGGTCTAGGATTCATCCTATTGTTAGAGAATTAAAAAATGAAAATATAGATGTTATTAATTTCACCTCTAATATACAGTTATATATAACAAGAGCTTTAAGTCCGGCTAAAGTTTCTATGATGGAAGTTAATGAAGAACATAAATATGTAAATGTATATGTAAAAATTGAAGAAATATCGAAAGCAATTGGAAAAGGAGGTCAAAACATCAAATTAGCTAGTCAATTAACTGGATATAAAATACATATATTCAGAGATTTTCCTTATGAAGATGATGTGGAATTAACAGAATTTTCTGATGAAATAGAATCGGAAGTATTGGAAAGATTTCATAAAGTAGGTTTAAATACCGCAAAATCTGTTTTAAACTACAGCAAAACTGATTTAAGTAAACGGACTAATCTTGAAGAAAAAACTATAAATAAAGTATTTACCATATTAAAAAAAGAATTTGAGGAAGAATTAAATGTAAATACATAA
- the infB gene encoding translation initiation factor IF-2: MTDKIRLKTVLTKFNISLQRVISFLQKKGIEIENNPNAKIEEPVYKFLVREFKTHKEIRDASEKVFLQKKMEKDKIKEELLKSKHIHNYQIIRAKSENLIEFKKVGKIDIDTLDKKYGIKEEKKNNLHQHKKIENKFKNHNKPEHIDTIYQKLDGVMLTGDRIDLSQFEKKRTKSEIKKKRKRIKKEVFVDEVKNISTSKKQNKEKKSNKYYNEKKIDKSKNKKNLQKSVITDEQIKKQIRETLEKLSSKGIKSKASKIRKEKRQSKKEKKFIQNEIENKKEEKVLKLAEFTTVNELASMMKVNATDVIVSCMSLGIMVTMNQRLDAEILTLVADEFGYNVKFVGLDLEEAVQDDKDLEEHLRPRPPIITVMGHVDHGKTSLLDYIRNTNVIAGEAGGITQHIAAYSVECSNNQSVTFLDTPGHEAFTAMRARGAQITDIAIIVIAADDQVMPQTKEAISHAQAASVPILFVFNKMDKSNANPDKIREQLANLNFLVKEWGGKYSTQEISAKLGSGIDELLKKVILVSESLNLKANPNKPAIGTVIEASLDKGRGFIATLLLQGGTLRVGDYVLAGSHHGKVKSILDERGKSVPLVGPSKPITILGLNGAPTAGDKFKVFKDEKEAKQLASRREQLQREQNIRAQKHLTLDEIGRRIALGDFKELKIIIKGDVDGSVEAIADALQKLSTNNIMINIIYKGVGQITESDVLLASASDAIIIGFNVRSNIGAKNIEKKENIEIRTYSIIYDITNDIQEAMDGMLSPEVREKILGNAEVREIFKIPKTGTIAGCMVIEGKLLRQAKVRLIREGIVIHNGEFTSLKRFKEDVKEVSKGYECGLGIKNYHNLKSGDLIEVYEELSEYKKS, translated from the coding sequence ATGACTGATAAAATCAGATTAAAAACAGTATTAACCAAATTTAATATTTCCTTACAACGAGTAATTAGTTTTTTACAAAAAAAAGGAATTGAAATAGAAAATAATCCTAATGCCAAAATAGAAGAACCAGTCTATAAGTTTCTTGTTAGAGAATTTAAAACTCACAAGGAAATACGAGATGCATCTGAGAAGGTTTTTTTGCAAAAAAAAATGGAAAAAGATAAAATAAAAGAAGAATTATTAAAATCAAAACATATTCATAATTATCAAATTATACGTGCCAAATCAGAAAATTTAATTGAATTTAAAAAAGTAGGAAAAATAGATATTGATACATTAGACAAAAAATATGGAATTAAAGAAGAAAAAAAAAACAATTTACATCAACATAAAAAAATAGAAAATAAATTTAAAAATCATAACAAACCTGAACATATTGATACCATATATCAAAAATTGGATGGGGTTATGTTAACAGGAGATAGAATAGATTTATCTCAATTTGAAAAAAAAAGAACAAAATCAGAAATTAAAAAGAAACGAAAGAGAATAAAAAAAGAAGTTTTTGTTGATGAAGTGAAAAATATTTCTACAAGTAAAAAACAAAATAAAGAAAAGAAATCTAATAAATATTATAATGAAAAAAAAATAGATAAATCAAAAAATAAAAAGAATTTACAAAAATCTGTAATTACTGATGAACAAATTAAAAAACAAATCAGAGAAACTTTAGAAAAGTTATCTTCCAAAGGAATCAAATCAAAAGCTTCAAAAATTAGGAAAGAAAAACGTCAATCCAAGAAGGAAAAAAAATTTATACAAAATGAAATAGAAAATAAAAAAGAAGAAAAAGTTCTTAAACTAGCTGAATTTACTACAGTAAATGAACTAGCATCTATGATGAAAGTCAATGCTACAGATGTGATAGTATCTTGCATGTCTTTGGGAATTATGGTTACCATGAATCAAAGATTAGATGCAGAGATATTAACCTTAGTTGCAGATGAATTTGGATATAATGTAAAATTTGTCGGATTGGATTTAGAGGAAGCAGTTCAAGATGATAAAGATTTAGAAGAACATTTAAGACCTAGGCCTCCTATCATTACAGTTATGGGGCATGTAGATCATGGAAAAACGTCTTTATTAGATTATATTAGAAATACCAATGTTATTGCAGGAGAAGCAGGTGGAATTACTCAACATATAGCCGCTTATAGTGTAGAATGTTCTAATAATCAAAGTGTTACTTTTTTAGATACTCCAGGACATGAAGCTTTTACTGCTATGCGCGCAAGAGGAGCACAAATAACGGATATTGCAATCATAGTTATAGCGGCTGATGATCAGGTGATGCCTCAAACCAAAGAAGCAATTAGTCATGCTCAAGCTGCTAGCGTTCCTATCCTTTTTGTTTTTAATAAAATGGATAAATCCAACGCTAATCCAGATAAAATTAGAGAACAATTAGCTAATTTGAATTTTTTAGTTAAAGAATGGGGAGGAAAATATTCTACTCAAGAAATATCAGCAAAATTAGGATCTGGGATAGATGAGTTATTAAAAAAAGTTATTTTAGTTTCTGAATCGTTAAATTTAAAAGCTAATCCAAATAAACCTGCAATAGGAACAGTTATAGAAGCTTCTTTAGATAAAGGAAGAGGATTCATTGCAACTTTACTTCTCCAAGGAGGAACATTAAGAGTTGGAGATTATGTATTAGCAGGAAGTCATCATGGAAAAGTAAAAAGTATTTTGGATGAACGGGGGAAATCTGTTCCATTAGTAGGTCCATCTAAGCCTATTACTATATTAGGATTGAACGGAGCTCCTACTGCTGGAGATAAATTTAAAGTATTTAAAGATGAGAAAGAAGCAAAACAACTTGCTTCTAGAAGAGAACAATTGCAAAGAGAACAAAATATACGAGCTCAAAAACATCTTACATTGGATGAAATAGGAAGACGTATAGCATTAGGTGATTTTAAAGAATTGAAAATTATTATTAAAGGAGATGTGGATGGATCAGTGGAAGCTATTGCTGATGCTCTTCAGAAATTATCTACAAATAATATTATGATCAATATTATTTATAAAGGGGTTGGTCAGATTACAGAATCTGATGTTTTATTAGCGAGTGCTTCAGATGCTATAATTATAGGATTTAATGTTCGTTCTAATATTGGAGCTAAGAATATAGAAAAAAAAGAAAATATAGAAATACGAACTTATTCAATTATATACGATATTACCAATGATATTCAAGAAGCTATGGATGGAATGCTATCTCCTGAAGTAAGAGAAAAGATATTAGGGAATGCTGAAGTTAGAGAAATATTCAAAATACCAAAAACAGGAACTATAGCTGGATGTATGGTAATAGAAGGGAAATTATTACGTCAAGCAAAAGTTAGGTTAATTAGAGAAGGAATTGTTATTCATAATGGAGAATTTACTTCTCTTAAACGTTTTAAGGAAGATGTTAAAGAAGTTTCAAAAGGATATGAATGTGGGTTAGGAATAAAAAATTATCATAATCTTAAATCTGGAGATCTTATAGAGGTTTATGAAGAATTATCTGAATATAAAAAAAGTTAA
- the aspS gene encoding aspartate--tRNA ligase, producing the protein MYRTHNCGELRIKDVGKEVILSGWIQKIRNLGSLLFMDIRDYFGITQLMISKKLVKKNFLLGKEFIIRIRGKVVERFSKNNNIPTGEIEISVSHIDLLNSSLPTPFTIEDQTDGNEEIRMIYRYLDMRRNPIKNNLIIRHNLTLEIRNFLSENGFLEIETPVLINHTPEGARSFVVPSRIHIDKFYALAQSPQLFKQLLMIGGIDKYFQIVKCFRDEDSRSDRQIEFTQIDCEMSFVEVHDVLVFFENFIKHIFKKIKKIQLDPFPCISYSNAIKIYGTDSPDIRFGMPFIELNDLVKKKDINFLKTQELVIGIKIKKYHNIYDKIDFFLKKIENDNFFWIKYLCDQTLLSSNQSFLNKKILEIFVKYFKAIPGDFLFFSYGKKRKTREKLGEIRLKIADFFNLKNSKIYQPLWITDIPLLKWDKQFKKYKSVHHPFTSPKEEDIHLLKTNPKKIRSKSYDLIINGIEIGSGSIRIHNKNIQNFIFKHLGFSQKEIESKFGFFIKAFEYGVPPHGGIAFGLDRLVNLMEEDKNIKNFIAFPKNNYGKDVMINAPSFLEKEKLKELHLR; encoded by the coding sequence ATGTATAGAACACATAATTGTGGAGAATTGAGGATCAAAGATGTAGGAAAAGAAGTCATATTATCTGGATGGATTCAAAAAATAAGAAATTTAGGATCTTTATTATTTATGGATATTAGAGATTATTTTGGAATTACACAGTTAATGATTTCTAAAAAATTAGTAAAAAAAAATTTTCTTTTAGGAAAAGAGTTTATAATTAGAATAAGAGGAAAGGTCGTAGAAAGATTTTCTAAGAATAATAATATTCCTACAGGTGAAATAGAAATTTCAGTTTCTCATATAGATTTGTTAAATTCATCTCTACCTACTCCTTTTACTATAGAAGATCAAACAGATGGAAATGAAGAAATTAGAATGATTTATAGATATCTTGATATGAGAAGAAATCCTATTAAAAATAATTTGATTATTCGTCATAATTTAACTTTGGAGATACGTAATTTTCTTTCTGAAAATGGATTTTTGGAAATAGAAACTCCTGTCTTAATCAATCATACTCCAGAAGGAGCAAGAAGTTTTGTTGTTCCTTCTAGAATACATATTGATAAGTTCTATGCTCTAGCTCAATCTCCACAATTATTTAAACAATTGTTGATGATAGGAGGAATAGATAAGTATTTTCAAATTGTGAAATGTTTTAGGGATGAAGATTCACGTTCTGATAGACAAATAGAGTTTACACAAATAGATTGTGAGATGTCTTTCGTAGAAGTTCATGATGTATTAGTTTTCTTTGAAAATTTTATCAAACATATTTTCAAAAAAATTAAAAAAATTCAATTAGATCCTTTTCCTTGTATTTCTTATTCTAATGCTATAAAAATATATGGAACAGATTCTCCTGATATTCGTTTTGGTATGCCTTTTATTGAACTAAATGATTTAGTTAAAAAAAAAGATATTAATTTTTTGAAAACACAAGAATTGGTAATAGGAATTAAAATTAAAAAATATCATAATATTTATGATAAAATAGATTTTTTTTTGAAAAAAATAGAAAATGATAACTTTTTTTGGATAAAATACTTATGTGATCAAACTTTACTTTCTTCTAATCAAAGTTTTTTAAACAAAAAAATTTTAGAAATTTTTGTAAAGTATTTTAAAGCTATACCCGGTGATTTCTTATTTTTTTCTTATGGAAAAAAAAGAAAAACTAGAGAAAAACTCGGAGAAATACGACTAAAAATAGCAGATTTTTTTAATTTAAAAAATTCTAAAATTTATCAACCTTTGTGGATTACAGATATTCCTCTTTTAAAATGGGATAAACAATTTAAAAAATATAAATCTGTACATCATCCATTTACTAGTCCAAAAGAAGAAGATATTCATTTACTGAAAACAAATCCAAAAAAAATTCGTTCTAAATCTTATGATTTAATTATAAACGGAATAGAAATCGGAAGTGGATCTATACGTATTCACAATAAAAATATACAGAATTTTATTTTTAAACATTTAGGATTTTCTCAAAAGGAAATAGAATCTAAATTTGGTTTTTTTATAAAAGCTTTTGAATATGGAGTTCCTCCTCATGGAGGTATAGCTTTCGGTTTAGATAGACTAGTCAATCTTATGGAAG